GTGCGGCCGCGGTTCCGGCTCCGGAAACTCCCACGATTCCGACGGCAGTCCCTAATGCCGTCACCACCCCAAGGGCGATCCTCACCCTTGGCCTTCCCATCCTGCGCCTGGCAGCCATGTGGTACCCCCGTGAGTTGTTCCGCCGTGTGCCCCATCGGTACGCGACTGGCGGGTGTTACCGGAATCAAGACGCCCTCCCGGTCCCGGACGGTTCCCGGTATGTTCCGGTTCCGCCCTGCCCGCCGAACCCGATCGGCGAGAGGCGTGGTGCGGCTGGGAAACCTGGGTCAGGTGGTCTTGGAGCCGAGCGTGGCGGAATTGGTAGACCGCGCCGGCCTGGCGCAACACACCTCGCCGGTGAGCGTCGTCCAGGAATGCGATCACTGCCCAGGGCAGCCGGCCTGTCAGCGGCAACCACATACGCGCCAGGGCCACCCACTGGCCCCATGCGGTGAAACTCAGCCCGTATCCGAGCCCGGCCCCGAACGCCGCCTCGATCCCGAACACGAGCCCGGCCAGGAGCCCGCGGACCGGCCCGGGCATGAGCCCGCCCACCGGGCCGGGCACGAGCCCGAAGCCGAGCCCGGCCGGGAGCCCGATCACGAGCATCCACACGAGCATGTGGAAGACCACGTTCTTGCGGTTCGTGCTCAACAATTCCGAGGCGCTGACCGCAGATCTGATCTCGACGGGAGCTTCCAGCCAGGCCATGATCCCGAGCACGAGCCCGGCCCCGAGCCCGAGTTCGAGCGGGAACAGGATGGCGCCCACGAGCCCGCCGTCGAGTCCGTCGTCGAACCCCAGCGGCGCGACCACGCACCTGTCCACGAGCACCAGCGCAAGCGCGACCAGGACCCCGAAGCCGAGCCCCAGCAGGGACCTGGGGACGAACCTGGCACGGGTCTGCCTGGTCCCGCCGAAGAGCTGTATGCGTACGCGCGAGGGCTCACGTGGCGCGCCCCCGGACACGAAGCCGTACACGAACCCGAAGACCAGCCCGGCGAGGAGCCCGTGCAGGAGCCCGACGATGAGCCCCCGACCGAGCGCGAACCCGAGCCCGTGCTCGGTCGCGACCAGGTCCACGGGCACGTTCCCGATCCCGGCCGTCACCCCGAAGGCCAGTGCGGCCAGGAACCCGACCACGAGCATGCGCGACGAAAGGCGCATGGTGGTGCCCAGTTCCCACCAGGCGAGGTCGCGGGTGTCGAGCTCGTGCAGGTGCGCGGCGAGGTAGCCGAGCCAGCGCTGGACGCGTTCGGGGTGCCGGCGACGGCGACGGCTGGTGCCGCGGCCGGTCGGCGTGGGGTCGTAGACGGCCGGGATGAAGGCGGCCAGGAGATGGTCCTGGAGGGCTTCCGGGGAGGGGAACTTCTTGACGTCCAGAAGATCTGAGGGCCGGTGCCCGGGAGTGCCTCTGTAGACAGTGCGGGCCAGGGCGACCATCAGCGGGGTCGCGAGCACCTCGGCGACGTTCGCCGCGCCCGGACCGTCCGGCTCGTTGCGCAGCCGGGCCAGGACCGGTTCCCACGCGGTAGTGTCCTCGCCGCCGTCTCTGACCGGCCGGCTGCCCCGGTGCAGGTATTCGGCGTAGTCGTCCACGGTGAGATCCGCCAGCTCGATGACGGCGGCTCCGGTGAGCACACCGTTGTCCTCCACCGCCCGGCTGTACTCCGCGGGGCGGCTGGTGAGCAGCAGCGGCATGGTGGTGCGGTTGAGCGCGCGGAGCGCCGCACCGTGCAGGCCGCTTGCGATCTCGTCGAAACCGTCGAGAACAGGAAGGATCTGGTCCTCGTCGAG
This Streptomyces decoyicus DNA region includes the following protein-coding sequences:
- a CDS encoding NACHT domain-containing protein; this translates as MGSRAAEPDGLDAGRVVQVLTTRRAGPGRRGSGYQVSGHTVLTAAHVVSEAVSVRLRFFTEDGGTTELPAEPVWADEAMDIAVLEIAWDASAGDASAGGPGGAGVPPVRFAAITQPVECEALGFPRFRLRPDTASTDRDDPPWYRDSHHARGTTTPLSYLRAGSLEISVEPPEYDPEPGRSPWEGMSGAAVWSGGYVIGVVSEHHRFDGLGRFAASQVKRWYRLAPDRIGALSDLIGLPADAGRLTRLPLLSPPRPPETPEPDDAPEVQESAGKLARDVYEQWRREGQWQQVGDPFPLAVRFGCTGRNVFDHWANIRRAPFGTVSKPLPLDGPLDRIVEVYESVPSRRLVVLGEAGSGKTVLTLRFVLDRLRARAAGDRVPVIFGLGSWDPVTTSLDDWLCSQLVRDYPFLEAPAGHGGNLAGLLLDEDQILPVLDGFDEIASGLHGAALRALNRTTMPLLLTSRPAEYSRAVEDNGVLTGAAVIELADLTVDDYAEYLHRGSRPVRDGGEDTTAWEPVLARLRNEPDGPGAANVAEVLATPLMVALARTVYRGTPGHRPSDLLDVKKFPSPEALQDHLLAAFIPAVYDPTPTGRGTSRRRRRHPERVQRWLGYLAAHLHELDTRDLAWWELGTTMRLSSRMLVVGFLAALAFGVTAGIGNVPVDLVATEHGLGFALGRGLIVGLLHGLLAGLVFGFVYGFVSGGAPREPSRVRIQLFGGTRQTRARFVPRSLLGLGFGVLVALALVLVDRCVVAPLGFDDGLDGGLVGAILFPLELGLGAGLVLGIMAWLEAPVEIRSAVSASELLSTNRKNVVFHMLVWMLVIGLPAGLGFGLVPGPVGGLMPGPVRGLLAGLVFGIEAAFGAGLGYGLSFTAWGQWVALARMWLPLTGRLPWAVIAFLDDAHRRGVLRQAGAVYQFRHARLQDHLTQVSQPHHASRRSGSAGRAEPEHTGNRPGPGGRLDSGNTRQSRTDGAHGGTTHGGTTWLPGAGWEGQG